The following proteins are co-located in the Flammeovirga kamogawensis genome:
- a CDS encoding PorP/SprF family type IX secretion system membrane protein, with protein MKPNFYYYFSLLLIIICIDNNISSAQDTQFSQYYATPLYLNPALTGSSEETRAIVNYRNQWVGLPSSITSFMASFDHKFKYKSFALGGYIKQDNYGVNEGTPLKHNEVIASGSYTIGITKYMGLNLGLQVGYGQNRLDRSALVFNDQLDSFGFTGATTNEPFVTDQVNYADVSTGAMLFGEKYWAGISIFHLTQPNISFLGEQAYLPVRFALEAGYQIPLEYKGHYSHIPNYKRKSLTLAMHYQSQGKNDQLSVGAYFHYQPLLFGVWYRGLPLLKQSEKDNAINHDAIVLLTGIKVANFNFGYSYDITLSDLPQQHANSHEISLQYTFNLYKDYRKKPKRKPLELSCPSPNL; from the coding sequence ATGAAACCTAATTTTTACTACTACTTCAGTTTATTATTAATAATCATATGTATTGATAATAATATATCTAGTGCACAAGACACGCAATTTTCGCAATACTATGCAACACCATTATACCTCAACCCTGCATTAACAGGTTCCAGTGAAGAAACTAGAGCTATTGTTAATTACAGAAATCAATGGGTAGGTCTCCCCTCAAGTATTACATCATTTATGGCATCTTTTGATCATAAATTTAAATACAAGAGTTTTGCTTTAGGAGGGTACATCAAACAAGATAATTATGGTGTTAATGAAGGTACTCCATTAAAACATAATGAAGTTATTGCATCTGGTTCCTACACTATTGGAATCACAAAATATATGGGATTAAACCTTGGACTTCAAGTCGGATATGGTCAGAATCGTTTAGATAGATCTGCACTTGTTTTTAACGATCAGCTTGATTCCTTTGGTTTTACAGGTGCAACAACAAATGAGCCATTTGTTACAGACCAGGTTAATTATGCAGATGTAAGTACTGGAGCTATGCTCTTTGGAGAAAAATATTGGGCAGGAATTTCAATATTTCATTTAACTCAGCCAAACATTTCCTTTTTAGGTGAACAAGCCTACTTACCCGTTAGATTTGCATTAGAAGCAGGATATCAAATACCATTAGAATACAAAGGACACTATTCACATATCCCTAATTATAAAAGAAAATCTTTAACGTTAGCTATGCATTATCAAAGCCAAGGTAAAAATGATCAATTAAGTGTTGGTGCTTATTTTCATTATCAACCATTGCTATTTGGTGTTTGGTATAGAGGGCTTCCATTACTAAAACAATCTGAAAAGGATAATGCGATTAATCATGACGCCATAGTTTTACTTACAGGAATTAAAGTAGCAAATTTTAATTTCGGATATAGTTATGATATCACTTTATCTGATTTACCTCAACAGCATGCCAATTCACATGAGATAAGTTTACAGTATACTTTTAACTTATATAAAGATTATAGAAAAAAGCCAAAAAGAAAACCACTAGAATTATCTTGTCCATCCCCTAACTTATAG
- a CDS encoding lysophospholipid acyltransferase family protein, translating into MSQRKGWKKLKYELLYWALKGLLIVAGWVPRSLLMWFFKNLAGIAYYIMPKTRDLSIEHLKYAYGDEMTDEKAKKMTKNIFKNLGKNFTDVIRYPTMNNVDDILKVLEVEGEEHLLEAYDKGKGVILLTCHRGAFDMVGYYLNLKKYSCIAVGAKLQDPKLNELLVNNRRNNRHELSDFVERSDPRGSIKMFKKLKDGGLAFLLIDQDTDKVQNTFVDFYGKQAATPIGAAVLALKADAAIIPAAVKMQPNGKHMLTFKPEVPLVKTGDLKKDINVNTQNMSLALEEFIKEEPEQWVWFHERWKTKPSQDVSK; encoded by the coding sequence ATGAGTCAACGTAAAGGATGGAAAAAGCTTAAATATGAGCTACTTTATTGGGCTTTAAAGGGGTTACTAATCGTTGCAGGTTGGGTTCCAAGGTCTCTATTAATGTGGTTTTTTAAAAACCTTGCAGGAATTGCCTATTATATTATGCCCAAAACTCGGGATCTATCAATTGAGCATCTAAAATATGCTTATGGAGATGAGATGACCGATGAAAAGGCGAAGAAAATGACTAAAAACATTTTCAAGAATTTAGGTAAGAATTTTACTGATGTTATTCGTTACCCTACAATGAATAATGTTGATGATATTCTTAAAGTACTAGAAGTTGAAGGTGAAGAACATCTATTAGAAGCATATGATAAAGGTAAAGGTGTAATTCTACTTACTTGCCACAGAGGTGCTTTTGATATGGTTGGCTATTATCTCAATCTAAAAAAATATTCTTGTATAGCAGTTGGAGCAAAATTACAAGACCCCAAATTAAACGAGCTACTTGTTAATAACAGAAGAAATAATAGACACGAATTGTCTGATTTTGTTGAAAGAAGTGACCCTCGTGGAAGTATCAAAATGTTTAAGAAATTAAAGGATGGCGGTTTAGCTTTTCTTTTGATTGATCAAGACACAGACAAAGTACAAAATACGTTTGTAGATTTTTATGGTAAACAAGCTGCCACTCCTATTGGTGCAGCTGTTTTGGCACTAAAAGCTGACGCCGCAATTATTCCTGCTGCAGTTAAAATGCAACCTAATGGAAAACATATGCTTACTTTTAAACCAGAAGTTCCTTTAGTTAAAACAGGAGATCTTAAAAAAGATATTAATGTTAATACACAAAATATGTCATTAGCATTAGAAGAATTTATTAAAGAAGAACCTGAGCAATGGGTTTGGTTTCATGAAAGGTGGAAAACAAAACCATCTCAAGATGTAAGTAAATAA